A single genomic interval of Aureibacillus halotolerans harbors:
- the xerD gene encoding site-specific tyrosine recombinase XerD gives MIHHKESFLEYVIVEKGLSENTVSSYERDIQHYLTFLTLHERVERIEDVTRGHILNYLAELHDKGRAKTTVARNIASIRSFHKFLSRDKVTQTDPSAHLDAPKSDRKLPSVLGNRDIEALLSFPNSETSYMRRDRAMLELLYATGMRVSELTNLNVEDVHMTMGFVQCTGKGNKERIIPLGQMANNALDVYLREERGTLLKRGSSEHAMFINHRGTRLTRQGFWKVLKKRAKEAGVQKNITPHTLRHSFATHLLENGADLRAVQEMLGHSDISTTQIYTHVSKVRLKDIYAQHHPRA, from the coding sequence ATGATTCACCACAAGGAATCCTTCCTAGAATATGTGATCGTTGAAAAGGGATTATCCGAGAATACGGTTTCCTCCTATGAACGAGATATTCAACACTATTTGACGTTCCTCACTTTACATGAGCGGGTGGAACGAATAGAGGATGTCACACGTGGCCATATTCTAAACTATCTTGCCGAGTTACATGACAAGGGACGCGCAAAAACGACCGTTGCCAGAAATATTGCGTCAATCCGTTCTTTTCATAAGTTTTTATCAAGAGACAAGGTGACTCAAACAGATCCATCTGCCCATTTGGATGCCCCGAAATCTGACCGTAAGCTTCCGAGTGTCCTTGGAAATCGAGACATTGAAGCGTTGCTTTCATTTCCTAATAGTGAGACCTCCTACATGCGTCGAGATCGAGCAATGCTAGAGCTATTGTACGCGACAGGCATGCGTGTTAGTGAGTTGACCAACCTGAATGTGGAAGATGTACATATGACGATGGGATTTGTCCAATGCACAGGGAAGGGAAACAAAGAGAGAATTATCCCACTTGGTCAAATGGCCAATAACGCCTTGGACGTGTACCTTCGTGAAGAACGTGGCACACTGTTAAAAAGAGGAAGTTCAGAGCATGCTATGTTTATTAATCACCGAGGCACTAGACTAACGCGTCAAGGGTTTTGGAAAGTATTAAAAAAACGCGCAAAGGAAGCTGGCGTTCAAAAGAACATTACACCACATACGTTGCGACATTCTTTTGCCACGCATTTGTTGGAAAACGGAGCTGACTTGCGAGCGGTTCAAGAAATGCTTGGGCATTCAGATATATCAACGACACAAATCTACACCCATGTATCAAAGGTCCGTCTCAAAGACATATATGCTCAGCACCATCCACGTGCTTAA
- a CDS encoding DUF4227 family protein, with translation MGWFAKAWVSFRVFIAFMLFTSLFYFAMTWIQNEYGYFQHEDVPSQNTEIEKVHMAPQEQSFIST, from the coding sequence ATGGGCTGGTTCGCTAAAGCTTGGGTGTCATTTCGGGTATTTATTGCCTTTATGTTGTTTACATCATTGTTTTATTTCGCAATGACGTGGATACAAAACGAATATGGGTATTTTCAGCATGAGGACGTTCCATCACAAAACACTGAAATTGAGAAGGTGCACATGGCGCCCCAGGAGCAATCGTTCATTTCTACTTAA
- a CDS encoding Fur family transcriptional regulator — MENRIERIKKQLHQQSYKLTPQREATVRVLLENEEDHLSAEDVYLLVKEKAPEIGLATVYRTLELLTELKVVDKINFGDGVSRFDLRKEGAAHFHHHLVCIECGKVEEIEDDLLEDVEKIVERDFTFKIMDHRLTFHGICRNCQQLKKGE, encoded by the coding sequence GCTATAAGCTGACTCCGCAAAGGGAAGCAACCGTAAGAGTCCTTCTAGAAAATGAGGAGGACCATTTAAGTGCTGAAGATGTGTATTTGCTCGTAAAGGAAAAAGCACCTGAGATCGGACTTGCAACGGTGTATCGTACACTAGAGCTCTTAACCGAACTAAAGGTAGTCGACAAAATTAATTTTGGAGACGGGGTCTCTCGGTTTGATCTCCGCAAAGAAGGGGCTGCGCATTTTCATCACCATCTTGTTTGCATTGAATGTGGAAAAGTAGAAGAGATTGAGGACGATTTATTAGAAGACGTTGAAAAAATCGTGGAACGTGACTTTACGTTTAAAATAATGGATCACCGACTTACCTTTCATGGCATCTGTCGTAACTGTCAGCAATTAAAGAAAGGTGAATAA